One Dictyostelium discoideum AX4 chromosome 3 chromosome, whole genome shotgun sequence genomic region harbors:
- a CDS encoding heat shock protein DnaJ family protein, translated as MAKIIKPPTQEEMRDLTSLLSSGEPYEILGCDPDSTQKEITKRYRDLARKHHPDKQQHNGNNKNDGGDMMTKINNAYKLLSNERFKEVYDVYLLQEMMMDGDGSGSGGVDFDTDRIYREARFKNILLTSLGLLFNTFSIPFRTIAVVIQSNPTIIKPMTVLKSMTKGHGFFKGLFRGTAFLLSSSVLELIREKSIETSFKYIDNLIIPSSSSSDSGSGSGGSKKLQILKSFINIFTKAILNFPIRMIGNILILSPPGYGVFRVIKDVILRYDQATTGNIIMSVSNGRAPPIQWKNLFYSLGYSLAIVYSKKLIIKGLKVIDIHVYEGSIKDPNSKLYRYSNYLLSKTLFRVALQTILVNPFDVLHSQYPRILLDSWLNGSIPVPVAQNPISLAIDIYRSNNNSITKFFNGVIPLFFCKIFEDFCEQCDVSDIDDYEDDDIYA; from the coding sequence atggcaaaaataattaaaccaCCAACACAAGAAGAAATGAGAGATTtaacatcattattatcatcaggTGAACCATATGAAATATTAGGATGTGATCCTGATTCAACACAAAAAGAAATAACAAAAAGATATAGAGATTTAGCAAGAAAACATCACCCAGATAAACAACAgcataatggtaataataaaaacgaTGGTGGTGATATGATGACAAAGATTAACAATGCATACAAGTTACTCTCAAATGAAAGATTTAAAGAAGTCTATGACGTCTATCTATTACAAGAGATGATGATGGATGGtgatggtagtggtagtggtggtgttgaTTTTGATACAGATAGAATATATCGTGAAGCTAGATTCAAAAACATCTTATTAACCTCACTTGGACTCTTATTCAACACTTTCTCAATCCCATTCAGAACTATAGCTGTTGTAATTCAATCAAATCCAACCATAATCAAACCAATGACTGTACTAAAATCAATGACCAAAGGACACGGTTTCTTCAAAGGTCTATTCAGGGGCACCGCCTTCCTCCTCTCTTCATCAGTATTAGAATTAATTCGTgagaaatcaattgaaacttcatttaaatatattgacaatttaataataccatcatcatcatcatctgacagtggtagtggtagtggtggtagtaaaaaattacaaattttaaaatcatttataaatatattcacTAAAGCAATATTAAATTTCCCAATTCGTATGATtggtaatattttaatattgtcACCACCTGGGTATGGTGTATTTAGAGTTATTAAGGATGTAATATTACGTTATGATCAAGCCACCACTGGTAATATCATTATGAGCGTTAGCAATGGTAGAGCCCCGCCAATTCAGTGGAAGAATTTATTCTACTCGTTGGGTTATTCATTGGCAATTGTTTATAGTAAAAAGTTGATTATAAAAGGTTTGAAGGTTATTGATATTCATGTTTACGAAGGTAGTATCAAAGATCCAAATAGTAAACTCTATCGTTACTCAAACTATCTCCTTAGTAAAACTTTATTCCGTGTCGCTTTGCAAACCATCCTCGTTAATCCATTCGATGTTTTGCATTCTCAATATCCACGTATCCTTTTAGATAGTTGGTTAAATGGTTCCATACCTGTACCTGTTGCTCAGAATCCAATCTCATTGGCAATCGATATCTATCgctcaaataataatagtataactaaattctttaatggTGTAATTCCATTATTCTTTTGTAAGATTTTCGAAGATTTTTGTGAGCAATGTGATGTTAGTGATATTGATGATTATGAAGATGACGATATTTatgcttaa
- a CDS encoding UPF0682 family protein, with product MEITTKSSTTTDDLNNNNNKTVTPIKSENSATGHTSPPNNSTTTTTSSTSAQPITVLPTEIIKTFEHLLRKSQRLFIGLRDLPQFGRQWQPFFQKTFELYTKLWKFQQQYRSILEDKSKYGLKRCEIGEIASKIGQLYYHYYLRTSDTNYLNESYIFYEAIRLRSYFKDVSLDKTPDMMVKQLRYYARFIVVCLLLNKKKVVFDLIEELLKHVNDYTKIYKPSDAQEWSLVLQEIFSFLQADQCATFSDTNQSPSLTNSGNIINNNSNSNNNNGEHTNNTVQSHRLNHLNCPSPPFPLESTQILQQAILVGSQQNQIKFSEITLDMFRMTQSLEYEPMSEAKENDMKLKQQLTALQQQQQQQAAEAKEKNNGTDQQNTTIPSQPLQQHLHHQQQQQQNGNGSGIKKRNPHKYLLYRPTISQILLFLSYSFKELGDNKAMLLYICADGFTNEDNHVNQHIQPPPSIQQETVPSLIDDSNTNIPITTTATATNPLYNKLFTKGLTLNMQKPSQAINSPTVNNNNNNTTTNVTVPTTTTTATNVTAQTTTTTTTTNSTSTSTTSNIPIYKYNEAPFNTKVESLYPMDLLPFCRKPFFLIVNSQSSDIFNELPTFNQPFVSLLSPQSIPKKLVSNLKCGNLFTFFLHDPISAFCDISCGNKIPSKTFNNISLLAQNSLEIISKLLFECVDLHPSFSFFLLDDFLRSFIIRFIFCHATFYLHKEFQDNIYQVKSNPPLPKSLLYNQSILKSIHQLVSELDVSDQFLGLNENRLVIHEN from the exons atggaaatcactacaaaatcatcaacaacaactgatgatttaaataataataataataaaacagtAACACCAATAAAATCAGAAAATAGTGCAACTGGTCATACATCACCACCcaataattcaacaacaacaacaacttcatcaACATCAGCACAACCAATAACAGTATTACCCACAGagattattaaaacatttgaaCATTTATTAAGAAAATCACAAAGATTATTTATAGGATTAAGAGATCTTCCACAATTTGGTAGACAATGGCAACCATTCTTTCAAAAAACATTTGAACTCTATACAAAATTATGgaaatttcaacaacaatatcgTTCAATTCTTGaagataaatcaaaatatggTCTAAAAAGATGTGAAATTGGTGAAATCGCTTCAAAAATTGGACA attatattatcattattatttaagaaCTAGTGacacaaattatttaaatgaatcatatatattttatgaAGCTATTAGATTAAGATCATATTTTAAAGATGTTTCATTAGATAAAACACCAGATATGATGGTTAAACAATTACGTTACTATGCAAGATTCATTGtagtttgtttattattaaataaaaagaaagtaGTATTCGATTTAATTGAAGAGTTATTAAAACATGTTAATGATTATactaaaatttataaaccaTCTGATGCTCAAGAATGGAGTTTAGTATTACAAGaaatcttttctttcttaCAAGCTGATCAATGTGCAACTTTCTCTGATACAAATCAATCACCATCTTTAACAAATAGtggtaatattataaataataatagcaatagcaacaataataatggtgaacaTACAAATAATACAGTTCAATCACATcgtttaaatcatttaaattgcCCATCACCACCTTTCCCATTAGAATCTACTCAAATTTTACAACAAGCAATTTTAGTTGGAAGTCAACAAAATCAA attaaatTTAGTGAAATTACATTAGATATGTTTAGAATGACACAATCATTAGAATATGAACCAATGAGTGAAgcaaaagaaaatgatatgaaattaaaacaacaattaacagcattacaacaacaacaacaacaacaagcagcAGAGGcaaaagaaaagaataatGGAACAGATCAACAAAACACAACAATACCCTCACAACCACTTCAACAACATttacatcatcaacaacaacaacaacaaaatggtaatggtagtgGAATTAAGAAAAGGAATCCACATAAATACTTATTGTATAGGCCAACAATTtcacaaatattattatttttatcatattcATTCAAGGAATTGGGTGATAATAAAGCAATGTTACTCTATATTTGTGCTGATGGTTTCACAAATGAAGATAATCATGTAAATCAACATatacaaccaccaccatcaattCAACAAGAAACTGTACCATCATTGATTGATGattcaaatacaaatattccAATTactacaacagcaacagcaacaaatccattatataataaattgtttaCAAAAGGTTTAACATTAAATATGCAAAAACCCTCACAAGCAATAAATTCACCAAcagtaaataataacaacaacaatactaCAACAAATGTAACAGTTCCAACcactacaacaacagcaacaaatgTAACAGCtcaaaccaccaccactacaacaacaacaaactcaacttcaacatcaacaacatcaaatattccaatttataaatataatgaagCACCTTTCAATACAAAGGTTGAATCATTATATCCAATGgatttattaccattttgTAGAAAaccattctttttaattgtgAACTCTCAATCAAGTGATATTTTCAATGAACTTCCAACATTTAATCAACCATTCGTTTCACTATTATCCCCACAATCAATACCAAAGA aattggtatcaaatttaaaatgtggtaatttatttacattcTTTTTACACGATCCAATTAGTGCTTTTTGTGATATCTCTTGTGGCAATAAGATACCAtcaaaaacatttaataacATTAGTTTATTGGCTCAAAACAGTTTAGAGATCATCTCAAAATTATTGTTTGAATGTGTTGATTTACATCCAtccttttctttctttttattgGATGATTTCTTAAGATCTTTCATTATTAGATTTATCTTTTGTCATGctactttttatttacataAAGAGTTTCAAGATaat atttatcAAGTTAAATCAAATCCACCATTACCAAAGTCATTACTttataatcaatcaattttaaaatcaattcatCAATTGGTGAGTGAGTTGGATGTTAGTGACCAATTTTTGGGTTTAAACGAAAATCGTTTAGTAATTcatgaaaattaa
- the mrpl33 gene encoding ribosomal protein L33, mitochondrial translates to MGTPIKKISTVIIKMVSSANTGYFYRTTKSALLSTKKLLLRKYDPVIRQHVLFKEEKISRKKN, encoded by the exons atgggtacaccaattaaaaagattagtacagtaattattaaaatggtTTCATCAGCCAATACTGGTTACTTTTATAGAACAACCAAAAGTGCTTTACTCAGCACTAAAAAGTTATTACTTAGAAAATATGATCCAGTAATTAGACAACACgttttatttaaa gAAGAAAAAATTAGCagaaagaaaaattaa
- a CDS encoding profilin/allergen superfamily protein, giving the protein MSIRTSKKNNNNNKQNENKKKILNNEAGGSNDNNNNNKKNLNDVIENEDGGQFWKQIITNLFEHDYISGVVIFDLNGIVITNKNINTKSFPKQGINLSKYFEKTPLGQLNKEVVANCGIELLGDGYIVEGVSKYSIYGFNSKTKCGFSLEKTKTTFILGTFNEKQDKFDAFGVIGSLANDFRAIAL; this is encoded by the coding sequence atgtcaatCAGAActtccaaaaaaaataataataataataaacaaaatgaaaataaaaaaaaaattttaaataatgaagcTGGTGGTAGtaacgataataataataataataaaaaaaatttaaatgatgtaattgaaaatgaagatggTGGTCAATTTTGGaaacaaattattacaaatttatttgaacatGATTATATTAGTGGTGttgttatttttgatttgaatGGAATtgtaattacaaataaaaatattaataccaAATCATTTCCAAAACAAggtattaatttatcaaaatattttgaaaaaactcCATTGggtcaattaaataaagaagtGGTTGCAAATTGTGGTATTGAATTATTGGGTGACGGTTATATTGTTGAAGGTGTATCAAAATATTCTATTTACggttttaattctaaaaccAAATGTGGATTTTCACTtgaaaaaactaaaacaacTTTTATTTTGGGAACATTCAATGAAAAACAAGATAAATTTGATGCATTTGGTGTAATTGGTAGTTTGGCTAATGATTTCCGTGCAATTgctttataa
- a CDS encoding villin headpiece domain-containing protein (Similar to VHP), which translates to MAQEIAYLSELAKLVQETASIRKELESIRVEANKVQSAPKSTPAPVETKPTPAPAPTSVPHVAASTKPAAVAPKTVVAPTPTPTPAPAVESKPVDTRTTQEKLNTISSVKQVVTTPAGFRVTGSPAPTPTPTPAPAKTSTTPVSFNSPAKPAPSTAKDGVSPQIKTIVDAVKAKSKVDKTMDPTKLENYLSESDFLVVFDCSLAEFQKLPKWKQDSKKKETGIY; encoded by the exons atggCACAGGAAATTGCATATCTTTCAGAATTAGCAAAATTAGTTCAAGAAACAGCTTCAATTAGAAAAGAATTGGAATCAATTAGAGTCGAAGCAAATAAAGTACAATCTGCTCCAAAATCAACTCCAGCACCAGTTGAAACTAAACCAACTCCAGCACCAGCACCAACTTCAGTACCACATGTTGCAGCATCAACTAAACCAGCAGCAGTAGCACCAAAAACTGTTGTTGCACCAACTCCAACTCCAACTCCAGCACCAGCAGTTGAAAGTAAACCAGTTGATACAAGAACAACccaagaaaaattaaatacaatTTCATCAGTTAAACAAGTTGTTACAACACCAGCTGGTTTCAGAGTAACAGGTTCTCCAGCTCCAACTCCAACACCAACTCCAGCACCAGCtaaaacttcaacaacaccaGTTTCATTCAATTCACCAGCAAAACCAGCTCCATCAACAGCCAAAGATGGTGTTTCTCCACAAATT aaaaCAATTGTTGATGCAGTTAAAGCTAAATCTAAAGTAGACAAGACAATGGATCCAACTAAACTTGAAAACTATTTATCAGAATCAGACTTTTTGGTTGTATTTGATTGTTCATTAGCTGAGTTccaaaaattaccaaaatgGAAACAAGATagtaaaaagaaagaaactggtatttattaa